A DNA window from Vigna angularis cultivar LongXiaoDou No.4 chromosome 1, ASM1680809v1, whole genome shotgun sequence contains the following coding sequences:
- the LOC108341374 gene encoding cytochrome P450 84A4-like, translating into MVATVVQEFNQRSISFASRSYRSSISWLPSLSRNPSPPQISQAVVVVSSPSLVKEIVRDQDTIFANPEPLIAALVALYGGTDIASLPHGPQWRKARKILVKKSIRDVYQKKIGCSINVGDLAFLTATNAIMSMIWGETLEGEEGAAIGVEFRTVVMVLLGKPNVSDLFPALAMLDLHGIL; encoded by the exons ATGGTTGCTACTGTGGTTCAGGAATTCAACCAACGAAGCATCTCCTTTGCCTCCAGGTCCTACAGGTCTTCCATTTCTTGGCTACCTTCCCTTTCTAGGAACCCATCCCCACCTCAAATTTCACAAGCTG TGGTGGTGGTTAGTTCACCCTCTCTGGTGAAAGAGATAGTGCGTGACCAAGACACCATATTTGCCAACCCGGAGCCTCTCATTGCTGCATTGGTTGCCTTGTACGGTGGCACTGACATAGCCTCTTTGCCTCACGGTCCACAGTGGAGGAAGGCTCGCAAGATATTG GTTAAGAAATCCATCAGGGATGTCTACCAAAAGAAAATAGGCTGCTCCATAAACGTTGGTGACTTGGCTTTTCTAACAGCTACAAATGCAATAATGAGTATGATTTGGGGCGAGACGttggaaggagaagaaggagctGCTATTGGGGTTGAGTTTAGAACCGTTGTTATGGTGTTACTAGGGAAGCCAAATGTTTCGGATCTTTTCCCCGCTCTGGCCATGTTAGATTTACATGGAATTCTTTGA
- the LOC108341885 gene encoding serine carboxypeptidase-like 50 isoform X1: MASSVSFTLFFLCFSFFHFPLFLSQSSQSFPKEALPSRYGYLPISPTSASAIFYAFYEAQNSTLPVSQTPLLIWLQGGPGCSSMLGNFYELGPWRVTQSLTLQPNPGSWNRIFGLLFLDSPIGSGFSVASTPEEIPRDQNAVAKHLFAAITKFLQLDPLFKHRPVYITGESYAGKYVPAIGYYILKKNENLEASERVNLAGVAVGDGLTDPETQVVSHAVNAYYVGLINERQKNELEKGQLEAVGLIQKRNWSAATDARSKVLKRLQDMAGLATLYDYTRKAPYEDDLVERFLNIAEVKKALGVKESFVYEICSDVVGEALHGDVMKSVKQMVEYLVRKSRVLLYQGEYDLRDGVVQTEVWVKTMKWEGIEEFLNAERKIWKVNGELAGYVQSWNSLTNVVVLGAGHLLPTDQPLHSQAMIEDWVLQKALFENFPKANVSKSVKAPRIHQEGRSVYLW, from the exons ATGGCCTCATCAGTCTCCTTCACCCTTTTCTTCCTCTGCTTCTCTTTCTTTCACTTCCCACTCTTTTTATCACAATCAAGCCAATCATTCCCCAAAGAAGCCCTCCCCAGCAGGTATGGCTACCTACCAATCAGTCCTACTTCTGCGTCTGCAATTTTCTACGCTTTCTATGAAGCACAAAACTCCACTTTGCCAGTCTCCCAAACCCCACTTCTCATTTGGCTCCAAGGTGGCCCTGGCTGCTCCTCCATGCTTGGCAACTTCTACGAGCTTGGACCATGGCGAGTCACCCAATCCCTCACCCTTCAGCCCAACCCTGGCTCCTGGAACAGAATTTttggccttctttttcttgatagTCCCATTGGATCTGGCTTCAGTGTGGCCTCAACCCCAGAAGAGATCCCAAGAGATCAAAACGCGGTTGCCAAACACCTCTTTGCTGCTATAACCAAATTTCTTCAACTGGATCCTCTTTTCAAGCATCGCCCTGTTTATATTACTGGAGAAAGCTATGCTGGCAAGTATGTGCCTGCGATTGGGTACTAtatattgaagaaaaatgaaaacttgGAGGCTTCCGAAAGAGTGAATCTGGCCGGTGTAGCTGTCGGGGATGGGTTAACAGACCCCGAAACTCAAGTTGTCTCTCATGCTGTGAATGCATACTATGTTGGATTGATCAACGAGAGACAGAAGAATGAGTTGGAAAAAGGTCAACTGGAAGCTGTTGGGTTGATCCAAAAGAGGAATTGGAGTGCAGCAACAGATGCGAGAAGCAAGGTGTTGAAAAGGTTGCAAGACATGGCAGGGTTGGCTACTTTGTATGACTATACAAGGAAAGCTCCGTACGAGGATGATCTGGTGGAACGGTTCTTGAACATTGCGGAGGTGAAGAAAGCACTGGGGGTGAAAGAATCGTTTGTGTATGAGATATGCAGTGATGTTGTTGGGGAGGCATTACATGGTGATGTGATGAAAAGTGTGAAACAGATGGTGGAATACTTGGTGAGGAAGAGCAGGGTGTTGCTTTATCAAGGTGAGTATGATTTGAGGGATGGAGTTGTCCAAACAGAGGTTTGGGTTAAGACAATGAAATGGGAAGGGATAGAAGAGTTTCTGAATGCTGAAAGGAAGATATGGAAGGTTAATGGAGAGCTTGCTGGGTATGTTCAGTCTTGGAACTCTCTCACCAATGTTGTCGTTTTGGGAGCTGGCCATCTTCTTCCCACTGACCAACCTCTTCATTCTCAAGCCATGATTGAAGATTGGGTTCTCCAAAAGGCTTTGTTTGAAAACTTTCCTAAGGCAAATGTATCAA AAAGTGTGAAAGCTCCAAGAATTCATCAAGAAGGTCGTAGTGTTTAtctttggtga
- the LOC108341885 gene encoding serine carboxypeptidase-like 50 isoform X2, which yields MASSVSFTLFFLCFSFFHFPLFLSQSSQSFPKEALPSRYGYLPISPTSASAIFYAFYEAQNSTLPVSQTPLLIWLQGGPGCSSMLGNFYELGPWRVTQSLTLQPNPGSWNRIFGLLFLDSPIGSGFSVASTPEEIPRDQNAVAKHLFAAITKFLQLDPLFKHRPVYITGESYAGKYVPAIGYYILKKNENLEASERVNLAGVAVGDGLTDPETQVVSHAVNAYYVGLINERQKNELEKGQLEAVGLIQKRNWSAATDARSKVLKRLQDMAGLATLYDYTRKAPYEDDLVERFLNIAEVKKALGVKESFVYEICSDVVGEALHGDVMKSVKQMVEYLVRKSRVLLYQGEYDLRDGVVQTEVWVKTMKWEGIEEFLNAERKIWKVNGELAGYVQSWNSLTNVVVLGAGHLLPTDQPLHSQAMIEDWVLQKALFENFPKANVSNVVRLALQLDC from the exons ATGGCCTCATCAGTCTCCTTCACCCTTTTCTTCCTCTGCTTCTCTTTCTTTCACTTCCCACTCTTTTTATCACAATCAAGCCAATCATTCCCCAAAGAAGCCCTCCCCAGCAGGTATGGCTACCTACCAATCAGTCCTACTTCTGCGTCTGCAATTTTCTACGCTTTCTATGAAGCACAAAACTCCACTTTGCCAGTCTCCCAAACCCCACTTCTCATTTGGCTCCAAGGTGGCCCTGGCTGCTCCTCCATGCTTGGCAACTTCTACGAGCTTGGACCATGGCGAGTCACCCAATCCCTCACCCTTCAGCCCAACCCTGGCTCCTGGAACAGAATTTttggccttctttttcttgatagTCCCATTGGATCTGGCTTCAGTGTGGCCTCAACCCCAGAAGAGATCCCAAGAGATCAAAACGCGGTTGCCAAACACCTCTTTGCTGCTATAACCAAATTTCTTCAACTGGATCCTCTTTTCAAGCATCGCCCTGTTTATATTACTGGAGAAAGCTATGCTGGCAAGTATGTGCCTGCGATTGGGTACTAtatattgaagaaaaatgaaaacttgGAGGCTTCCGAAAGAGTGAATCTGGCCGGTGTAGCTGTCGGGGATGGGTTAACAGACCCCGAAACTCAAGTTGTCTCTCATGCTGTGAATGCATACTATGTTGGATTGATCAACGAGAGACAGAAGAATGAGTTGGAAAAAGGTCAACTGGAAGCTGTTGGGTTGATCCAAAAGAGGAATTGGAGTGCAGCAACAGATGCGAGAAGCAAGGTGTTGAAAAGGTTGCAAGACATGGCAGGGTTGGCTACTTTGTATGACTATACAAGGAAAGCTCCGTACGAGGATGATCTGGTGGAACGGTTCTTGAACATTGCGGAGGTGAAGAAAGCACTGGGGGTGAAAGAATCGTTTGTGTATGAGATATGCAGTGATGTTGTTGGGGAGGCATTACATGGTGATGTGATGAAAAGTGTGAAACAGATGGTGGAATACTTGGTGAGGAAGAGCAGGGTGTTGCTTTATCAAGGTGAGTATGATTTGAGGGATGGAGTTGTCCAAACAGAGGTTTGGGTTAAGACAATGAAATGGGAAGGGATAGAAGAGTTTCTGAATGCTGAAAGGAAGATATGGAAGGTTAATGGAGAGCTTGCTGGGTATGTTCAGTCTTGGAACTCTCTCACCAATGTTGTCGTTTTGGGAGCTGGCCATCTTCTTCCCACTGACCAACCTCTTCATTCTCAAGCCATGATTGAAGATTGGGTTCTCCAAAAGGCTTTGTTTGAAAACTTTCCTAAGGCAAATGTATCAA ATGTTGTTAGGTTGGCTCTTCAACTTGACTGTTAG